From Ficedula albicollis isolate OC2 chromosome 5, FicAlb1.5, whole genome shotgun sequence, one genomic window encodes:
- the PTPN21 gene encoding tyrosine-protein phosphatase non-receptor type 21 isoform X2 has protein sequence MPLPFGLKLKRTRRYTVSSKSCLVARIQLLNNEFVEFTLSVESTGQESLEAVAQRLELREITYFSLWYYNKQNQRRWVDLDKPLKKQLDKYALEPTVYFGVVFYVPTVSQLQQEITRYQYYLQLKKDILEGNIPCTLEQAIHLAGLAVQADFGDYDQYESQEFLQRFALFPVGWLQEEKILEEATQKVALLHQKYRGLTPPDAEMLYMQEVERMEGYGEETYPAKDSQGSDIFIGACLDGIFVKHKNGRPPVVFRWHDIANMSHNKSFFALELANKEETIQFQTEDMETAKYVWRMCVARHKFYRLNKCSLQTQPVTVNPVRRRSSSRMSMPKPQPYMMPPPPQLHYNGHYSEPYASSQDNLFVSNQNGYYCHSQTSLDRAPHDYSGRIRNGSVYSAHSTNSLNNPQHYLQPSPMSSNPSITGSDVLRTDYVPSHRHSALIPPSYRPTPDYETVMRQLNRGMVHTDRQSHSMRNLNISNSYAYSRPDALVYSQPEIREHAHFAAPQSNHYPFNLNYSFHSQSPYPYPAEKRPVVGAVSVPELTNVQLQSQDYPAPNIMKTQVYRPPPPYPYPRPANSTPDLSRHIYISSSNPDLITRRVHHSVQTFQEDSLPVAHSLQEVSEPLTSARHAQLQKRNSIEIAGLTPSFEGIRIKERTMSASAADVALPRVISEGSQPNILMERTKQKEGEQEECMNCDHKKTLSDATMLIHSSEEEEEFEEENKASTSLSPLPEDQTQLSSVMGGYSHDSVLNYPYSSVASSAGPLHILEPKLHITEAEKRMKDMSPVHLLVESQVQRRGEGLLTPSMSESDLTTSGRYRVRKDSVKKRPVSDLLSGKKNIVEGLPPLGGMKKNKNDAKKMGPLKLAALNGLALTRMPLPDEGKEESTRATNDERCKTLEQRLEQGMVFTEYERIQKKRLMDGECSIARLPENAERNRFQDVLPYDDTRVELVPTKENNTGYINASHIKISVGGIEWDYIATQGPLQNTCQDFWQMIWEQGIAIIAMVTAEEESGREKSFRYWPRLGSRHNTVTYGRFKITTRFRTDSGCYATTGLKIKHLLTGQERTVWHLQYTDWPEHGCPEDLKGFLSYLEEIQSVRRHTNSTADPKSSNPPLLVHCSAGVGRTGVVILAEIMIACLEHNEMLDIPRVLDMLRQQRMMMVQTLSQYTFVYGVLIQFLKSSRLI, from the exons GTATCAGTATTACTTGCAATTAAAGAAAGACATCTTGGAAGGCAACATTCCTTGCACACTGGAACAAGCAATACATCTGGCTGGTTTGGCAGTTCAGG cgGATTTTGGAGACTATGATCAGTATGAATCTCAGGAGTTTCTACAAagatttgctttgtttccagTG GGTTGgctacaagaagaaaaaatattggaaGAAGCAACACAGAAAGTTGCCTTGCTACATCAGAAGTACAG AGGCCTTACTCCTCCTGATGCAGAAATGTTATATATGCAAGAAGTAGAAAGAATGGAGGGCTATGGTGAAGAGACCTATCCTGCAAAG GACAGCCAAGGAAGTGACATATTCATTGGAGCATGTCTTGATGGTATCTTTGTGAAACACAAAAATGGTCGTCCTCCTGTTGTATTTAG GTGGCATGATATTGCCAACATGTCCCACAATAAATCCTTTTTTGCATTGGAATTGGCAAACAAAGAAGAGACAATTCAGTTCCAAACT GAAGAtatggaaacagcaaaatatgtgTGGAGGATGTGTGTGGCTAGACACAAATTTTACAGACTAAATAAATGCAGCCT aCAAACTCAGCCCGTTACAGTGAATCCTGTTAGAAGGCGATCTTCATCCAGGATGTCCATG CCCAAGCCTCAGCCTTATATGATGCCTCCACCACCTCAGCTGCATTACAATGGTCATTATAGTGAACCATATGCATCTTCCCAAG ATAACCTCTTTGTGAGCAATCAGAATGGATACTACTGTCACTCTCAGACTAGCTTGGATAGAGCCCCTCATGACTACAGTGGTCGGATCCGCAATGGGAGTGTCTATAGTGCACACAGCACAAACTCCTTGAACAATCCACAGCATTACTTGCAGCCATCCCCCATGTCCTCTAACCCAAGCATTACTGGAAGCGATGTCCTCAGAACTGATTATGTCCCATCACACAGACATAGTGCACTAATACCACCTTCTTATCGTCCCACGCCAGACTATGAGACTGTGATGAGACAGCTCAACAGGGGGATGGTGCACACAGATAGGCAGAGTCATTCAATGAGAAACCTTAACATCAGCAACTCGTATGCTTACAGCAGGCCTGATGCCTTAGTTTACAGTCAGCCTGAAATTCGAGAGCATGCCCATTTTGCTGCCCCACAATCTAACCATTATCCATTTAACCTGAACTACAGCTTCCATAGCCAATCCCCCTATCCCTATCCTGCTGAGAAGCGCCCAGTTGTTGGGGCAGTCAGTGTGCCTGAGTTGACAAACGTGCAGCTCCAGTCTCAGGATTACCCAGCACCGAATATAATGAAGACTCAAGTCTATCGACCACCTCCCCCATACCCGTACCCAAGGCCTGCAAACAGTACTCCAGACCTGTCTCGACACATCTacatcagcagcagcaatccAGATCTTATCACAAGGCGAGTGCACCATTCTGTCCAGACATTTCAGGAAGACAGCCTGCCTGTGGCACATTCTCTTCAGGAGGTCAGCGAACCTCTGACATCGGCACGCCACgctcagctgcagaaaaggaaCAGTATTGAAATAGCAGGCTTGACTCCCAGCTTTGAAGGAATAAGAATTAAAGAGAGGACCATGTCAGCTTCTGCAGCAGATGTGGCTCTTCCAAGAGTTATCTCAGAAGGGTCGCAGCCCAACATTCTGATGGAGAGAACGAAGCAAAAGGAAGGTGAGCAAGAAGAATGCATGAACTGTGATCACAAGAAAACCCTTTCAGATGCCACCATGCTGATTCACAGTagtgaggaagaagaagaattTGAAGAAGAGAACAAGGCCAGTACAAgtctttctcctctccctgaagATCAAACCCAACTTTCATCTGTTATGGGCGGTTATTCTCATGATTCAGTACTAAACTACCCTTATAGCTCTGTTGCTTCATCTGCTGGCCCTTTGCATATTCTTGAGCCTAAATTACATatcacagaggcagaaaagagaatgaaagatATGAGCCCTGTTCATTTACTAGTAGAAAGCCAGGTACAGAGAAGAGGGGAAGGACTGCTTACTCCATCTATGTCAGAATCTGATCTTACAACATCAGGGAGATACAGAGTAAGGAAAGATTCAGTAAAGAAGAGACCTGTGTCCGATCTTTTGTCTGGGAAGAAGAATATTGTGGAAGGTCTTCCACCTCTAGGT ggtatgaaaaagaataaaaatgatgcaaaaaaaatGGGGCCTCTGAAGCTAGCTGCCCTAAATGGACTGGCATTGACTAGAATGCCTCTGCCAGATGAGGGGAAGGAAGAATCAACAAGAGCAACAAATGATGAACGA TGTAAAACGCTGGAGCAGCggctggagcaggggatggtGTTCACGGAATACGAGCGCATCCAGAAGAAACGGCTGATGGACGGCGAGTGCTCCATCGCTCGGCTGCCTGAGAATGCTGAGAGGAACCGCTTCCAGGACGTGCTTCCGTACGATGATACCAGGGTGGAGCTGGTCCCAACCAAAGAAAATAACACGGGCTACATCAATGCATCTCATATCAAG ATCTCTGTTGGTGGCATAGAGTGGGATTACATTGCTACGCAGGGCCCTTTGCAAAATACATGTCAGGATTTCTGGCAGATGATCTGGGAACAAGGGATTGCCATCATAGCTATGGTGACGGCAGAGGAA GaaagtgggagagaaaaaagcttCAGATACTGGCCACGCCTTGGCTCAAGACACAACACTGTGACATATGGAAGATTTAAGATTACCACGCGATTCCGTACCGACTCAGGCTGCTACGCAACTACGGGTTTGAAGATTAAACATCTTCTCACGGGACAGGAGAGAACGGTTTGGCATTTGCAGTATACTGACTGGCCAGAGCATGGCTGTCCAGAAGatttaaagggatttttat CGTACTTGGAGGAGATCCAGTCGGTGCGGCGCCACACGAACAGCACAGCGGACCCGAAGAGCTCCAACCCTCCCCTGCTGGTGCACTGCAGCGCGGGCGTGGGGCGGACAGGGGTGGTCATCCTGGCAGAGATCATGATCGCCTGCTTGGAGCACAATGAG aTGCTGGACATCCCACGAGTGCTGGATATGTTGAGGCAGCAGAGAATGATGATGGTGCAGACTCTTTCGCAGTACACTTTTGTCTATGGAGTTCTCATTCAGTTTCTCAAAAGCTCTAGACTTATTTAA
- the PTPN21 gene encoding tyrosine-protein phosphatase non-receptor type 21 isoform X1, which translates to MPLPFGLKLKRTRRYTVSSKSCLVARIQLLNNEFVEFTLSVESTGQESLEAVAQRLELREITYFSLWYYNKQNQRRWVDLDKPLKKQLDKYALEPTVYFGVVFYVPTVSQLQQEITRYQYYLQLKKDILEGNIPCTLEQAIHLAGLAVQADFGDYDQYESQEFLQRFALFPVGWLQEEKILEEATQKVALLHQKYRGLTPPDAEMLYMQEVERMEGYGEETYPAKDSQGSDIFIGACLDGIFVKHKNGRPPVVFRWHDIANMSHNKSFFALELANKEETIQFQTEDMETAKYVWRMCVARHKFYRLNKCSLDSLDSPPEEGSQKSSLILSLPRFPILSRPSLPKGQTQPVTVNPVRRRSSSRMSMPKPQPYMMPPPPQLHYNGHYSEPYASSQDNLFVSNQNGYYCHSQTSLDRAPHDYSGRIRNGSVYSAHSTNSLNNPQHYLQPSPMSSNPSITGSDVLRTDYVPSHRHSALIPPSYRPTPDYETVMRQLNRGMVHTDRQSHSMRNLNISNSYAYSRPDALVYSQPEIREHAHFAAPQSNHYPFNLNYSFHSQSPYPYPAEKRPVVGAVSVPELTNVQLQSQDYPAPNIMKTQVYRPPPPYPYPRPANSTPDLSRHIYISSSNPDLITRRVHHSVQTFQEDSLPVAHSLQEVSEPLTSARHAQLQKRNSIEIAGLTPSFEGIRIKERTMSASAADVALPRVISEGSQPNILMERTKQKEGEQEECMNCDHKKTLSDATMLIHSSEEEEEFEEENKASTSLSPLPEDQTQLSSVMGGYSHDSVLNYPYSSVASSAGPLHILEPKLHITEAEKRMKDMSPVHLLVESQVQRRGEGLLTPSMSESDLTTSGRYRVRKDSVKKRPVSDLLSGKKNIVEGLPPLGGMKKNKNDAKKMGPLKLAALNGLALTRMPLPDEGKEESTRATNDERCKTLEQRLEQGMVFTEYERIQKKRLMDGECSIARLPENAERNRFQDVLPYDDTRVELVPTKENNTGYINASHIKISVGGIEWDYIATQGPLQNTCQDFWQMIWEQGIAIIAMVTAEEESGREKSFRYWPRLGSRHNTVTYGRFKITTRFRTDSGCYATTGLKIKHLLTGQERTVWHLQYTDWPEHGCPEDLKGFLSYLEEIQSVRRHTNSTADPKSSNPPLLVHCSAGVGRTGVVILAEIMIACLEHNEMLDIPRVLDMLRQQRMMMVQTLSQYTFVYGVLIQFLKSSRLI; encoded by the exons GTATCAGTATTACTTGCAATTAAAGAAAGACATCTTGGAAGGCAACATTCCTTGCACACTGGAACAAGCAATACATCTGGCTGGTTTGGCAGTTCAGG cgGATTTTGGAGACTATGATCAGTATGAATCTCAGGAGTTTCTACAAagatttgctttgtttccagTG GGTTGgctacaagaagaaaaaatattggaaGAAGCAACACAGAAAGTTGCCTTGCTACATCAGAAGTACAG AGGCCTTACTCCTCCTGATGCAGAAATGTTATATATGCAAGAAGTAGAAAGAATGGAGGGCTATGGTGAAGAGACCTATCCTGCAAAG GACAGCCAAGGAAGTGACATATTCATTGGAGCATGTCTTGATGGTATCTTTGTGAAACACAAAAATGGTCGTCCTCCTGTTGTATTTAG GTGGCATGATATTGCCAACATGTCCCACAATAAATCCTTTTTTGCATTGGAATTGGCAAACAAAGAAGAGACAATTCAGTTCCAAACT GAAGAtatggaaacagcaaaatatgtgTGGAGGATGTGTGTGGCTAGACACAAATTTTACAGACTAAATAAATGCAGCCT AGACTCCTTGGACTCTCCACCTGAGGAGGGCTCTCAGAAATCTTCCCTCATTCTTTCCCTTCCACGCTTTCCAATCCTTTCTCGTCCTTCACTTCCCAAAGG aCAAACTCAGCCCGTTACAGTGAATCCTGTTAGAAGGCGATCTTCATCCAGGATGTCCATG CCCAAGCCTCAGCCTTATATGATGCCTCCACCACCTCAGCTGCATTACAATGGTCATTATAGTGAACCATATGCATCTTCCCAAG ATAACCTCTTTGTGAGCAATCAGAATGGATACTACTGTCACTCTCAGACTAGCTTGGATAGAGCCCCTCATGACTACAGTGGTCGGATCCGCAATGGGAGTGTCTATAGTGCACACAGCACAAACTCCTTGAACAATCCACAGCATTACTTGCAGCCATCCCCCATGTCCTCTAACCCAAGCATTACTGGAAGCGATGTCCTCAGAACTGATTATGTCCCATCACACAGACATAGTGCACTAATACCACCTTCTTATCGTCCCACGCCAGACTATGAGACTGTGATGAGACAGCTCAACAGGGGGATGGTGCACACAGATAGGCAGAGTCATTCAATGAGAAACCTTAACATCAGCAACTCGTATGCTTACAGCAGGCCTGATGCCTTAGTTTACAGTCAGCCTGAAATTCGAGAGCATGCCCATTTTGCTGCCCCACAATCTAACCATTATCCATTTAACCTGAACTACAGCTTCCATAGCCAATCCCCCTATCCCTATCCTGCTGAGAAGCGCCCAGTTGTTGGGGCAGTCAGTGTGCCTGAGTTGACAAACGTGCAGCTCCAGTCTCAGGATTACCCAGCACCGAATATAATGAAGACTCAAGTCTATCGACCACCTCCCCCATACCCGTACCCAAGGCCTGCAAACAGTACTCCAGACCTGTCTCGACACATCTacatcagcagcagcaatccAGATCTTATCACAAGGCGAGTGCACCATTCTGTCCAGACATTTCAGGAAGACAGCCTGCCTGTGGCACATTCTCTTCAGGAGGTCAGCGAACCTCTGACATCGGCACGCCACgctcagctgcagaaaaggaaCAGTATTGAAATAGCAGGCTTGACTCCCAGCTTTGAAGGAATAAGAATTAAAGAGAGGACCATGTCAGCTTCTGCAGCAGATGTGGCTCTTCCAAGAGTTATCTCAGAAGGGTCGCAGCCCAACATTCTGATGGAGAGAACGAAGCAAAAGGAAGGTGAGCAAGAAGAATGCATGAACTGTGATCACAAGAAAACCCTTTCAGATGCCACCATGCTGATTCACAGTagtgaggaagaagaagaattTGAAGAAGAGAACAAGGCCAGTACAAgtctttctcctctccctgaagATCAAACCCAACTTTCATCTGTTATGGGCGGTTATTCTCATGATTCAGTACTAAACTACCCTTATAGCTCTGTTGCTTCATCTGCTGGCCCTTTGCATATTCTTGAGCCTAAATTACATatcacagaggcagaaaagagaatgaaagatATGAGCCCTGTTCATTTACTAGTAGAAAGCCAGGTACAGAGAAGAGGGGAAGGACTGCTTACTCCATCTATGTCAGAATCTGATCTTACAACATCAGGGAGATACAGAGTAAGGAAAGATTCAGTAAAGAAGAGACCTGTGTCCGATCTTTTGTCTGGGAAGAAGAATATTGTGGAAGGTCTTCCACCTCTAGGT ggtatgaaaaagaataaaaatgatgcaaaaaaaatGGGGCCTCTGAAGCTAGCTGCCCTAAATGGACTGGCATTGACTAGAATGCCTCTGCCAGATGAGGGGAAGGAAGAATCAACAAGAGCAACAAATGATGAACGA TGTAAAACGCTGGAGCAGCggctggagcaggggatggtGTTCACGGAATACGAGCGCATCCAGAAGAAACGGCTGATGGACGGCGAGTGCTCCATCGCTCGGCTGCCTGAGAATGCTGAGAGGAACCGCTTCCAGGACGTGCTTCCGTACGATGATACCAGGGTGGAGCTGGTCCCAACCAAAGAAAATAACACGGGCTACATCAATGCATCTCATATCAAG ATCTCTGTTGGTGGCATAGAGTGGGATTACATTGCTACGCAGGGCCCTTTGCAAAATACATGTCAGGATTTCTGGCAGATGATCTGGGAACAAGGGATTGCCATCATAGCTATGGTGACGGCAGAGGAA GaaagtgggagagaaaaaagcttCAGATACTGGCCACGCCTTGGCTCAAGACACAACACTGTGACATATGGAAGATTTAAGATTACCACGCGATTCCGTACCGACTCAGGCTGCTACGCAACTACGGGTTTGAAGATTAAACATCTTCTCACGGGACAGGAGAGAACGGTTTGGCATTTGCAGTATACTGACTGGCCAGAGCATGGCTGTCCAGAAGatttaaagggatttttat CGTACTTGGAGGAGATCCAGTCGGTGCGGCGCCACACGAACAGCACAGCGGACCCGAAGAGCTCCAACCCTCCCCTGCTGGTGCACTGCAGCGCGGGCGTGGGGCGGACAGGGGTGGTCATCCTGGCAGAGATCATGATCGCCTGCTTGGAGCACAATGAG aTGCTGGACATCCCACGAGTGCTGGATATGTTGAGGCAGCAGAGAATGATGATGGTGCAGACTCTTTCGCAGTACACTTTTGTCTATGGAGTTCTCATTCAGTTTCTCAAAAGCTCTAGACTTATTTAA